One stretch of Bacteroidota bacterium DNA includes these proteins:
- a CDS encoding cytochrome c: MKKALKIAGYIVGAIVLIVIGLIMYLNLAFPKVSPALAITIEATPERLERGKYLVNHVVGCIDCHSTRDWTKFAGPITPGTEGKGGEKFDKVTANFPGTIYSKNITPHNLKNWTDGELYRLITTGVTKDGKAIFPLMPYPSYAKMDPEDVKSVITYIRTLPTIETPVYPETELDFPLNIIVKLIPKDATSPMTLPERSDTVNYGKYLVTSAACADCHTPMDDKGNRLPGMEFAGGMEFTSPLTGDKVRSANITQSHETGIGTWTEDVFLGKFQMYRDSLNRNKTVKAGEFNSAMPWMLLSGMKDEDLKAIYRYLRTIPPVEHKVEKFTAKVAEN; the protein is encoded by the coding sequence ATGAAAAAAGCTCTAAAGATTGCAGGATATATTGTCGGTGCTATCGTGCTCATTGTCATCGGCTTGATTATGTATCTAAATCTTGCATTTCCTAAAGTTTCACCGGCCCTTGCCATTACGATAGAAGCAACACCTGAACGACTTGAACGAGGTAAATATCTCGTTAATCACGTTGTTGGTTGCATCGATTGTCACTCCACGCGCGATTGGACAAAATTTGCTGGCCCTATTACACCCGGGACAGAAGGAAAAGGTGGTGAAAAATTTGACAAAGTGACGGCGAATTTTCCTGGGACAATTTATTCAAAAAACATTACTCCTCACAATTTGAAAAATTGGACTGATGGAGAATTATATCGTTTAATTACCACCGGTGTAACAAAAGATGGGAAAGCAATATTTCCATTGATGCCATATCCTTCGTACGCAAAAATGGATCCCGAAGATGTGAAATCTGTGATCACATATATTCGAACACTTCCTACGATTGAAACACCAGTGTATCCTGAAACTGAATTAGACTTCCCCTTAAATATCATAGTAAAGTTGATTCCGAAAGATGCAACATCACCAATGACATTGCCGGAACGGAGCGATACGGTAAATTATGGTAAGTATCTTGTAACGTCAGCCGCATGTGCAGATTGTCATACACCGATGGATGATAAAGGAAACCGTCTTCCCGGAATGGAGTTTGCCGGTGGAATGGAGTTCACTTCTCCATTGACAGGTGATAAAGTTCGCTCTGCAAATATCACACAAAGTCATGAGACAGGAATTGGCACTTGGACGGAAGATGTATTCCTTGGAAAATTTCAAATGTACCGTGATTCTCTGAACAGAAATAAAACCGTTAAAGCGGGAGAGTTCAACTCGGCAATGCCTTGGATGCTCTTGTCCGGAATGAAAGATGAAGATTTAAAAGCGATCTATCGTTATTTACGCACTATTCCACCTGTTGAGCATAAAGTGGAAAAATTTACGGCAAAGGTTGCCGAGAATTAA
- a CDS encoding Gfo/Idh/MocA family oxidoreductase, translating into MKKVRFGIIGFGAFAERAIMPAIRSAHNAELVALQKRSLDMAKWKAEEHSIPFYFDSVEALASSNEVDAVFIVSANVQHHSETLTAANHKKHVLVEKPMAINIHQAKEMVDACERAGVKFMVGHMLRFSPLVQRMKEIIQSGLIGEITFAQSHFIYDARHSQRSWVLNKETAGGGPLFDIGIHCLDTMRYILNDDTVETVKSVMMPNHATGNVEKTCVLALQFSKGVLATIYSSFESAYRQGFIEFVGTKGSISAFNFTPSNTETTLEIKFGKDGKIEKIEKENITVPNLYIKEVEHFSDCILHEIKPIVTNKNSLQNQEILERAIIDSKK; encoded by the coding sequence ATGAAAAAAGTCCGTTTTGGGATTATTGGATTTGGAGCGTTTGCAGAACGGGCTATAATGCCGGCGATTCGTTCTGCACACAATGCAGAACTTGTTGCGCTTCAAAAGCGATCGCTTGACATGGCGAAATGGAAGGCAGAAGAACATTCGATCCCTTTTTATTTTGACTCCGTGGAAGCGCTTGCTTCGTCGAACGAAGTTGACGCTGTGTTTATCGTCTCTGCAAATGTTCAACACCATTCCGAAACGCTCACGGCAGCAAACCATAAAAAACATGTCCTTGTAGAGAAACCGATGGCAATTAATATTCATCAAGCGAAAGAAATGGTTGATGCATGTGAGCGAGCGGGAGTAAAGTTTATGGTCGGACATATGCTGCGGTTTTCTCCACTTGTTCAACGGATGAAAGAGATAATTCAATCCGGATTGATAGGTGAAATCACTTTTGCACAATCTCACTTTATTTATGATGCTCGACACTCACAACGAAGTTGGGTGTTAAACAAAGAGACAGCAGGAGGCGGACCATTATTTGATATCGGAATTCATTGTCTTGATACGATGCGCTATATTCTCAATGATGATACTGTCGAAACGGTTAAGAGCGTGATGATGCCGAATCATGCAACAGGAAATGTGGAAAAGACATGCGTTCTGGCGCTGCAATTTTCCAAAGGAGTATTGGCTACGATTTATTCTTCCTTCGAATCTGCGTACCGCCAAGGATTTATTGAATTTGTCGGGACAAAAGGATCGATCTCTGCATTCAATTTTACTCCGAGTAATACGGAAACAACGCTGGAGATAAAATTCGGCAAGGATGGGAAAATTGAAAAGATCGAAAAGGAAAACATTACTGTTCCCAATCTTTATATCAAAGAAGTTGAACATTTTTCTGACTGCATTTTACATGAGATAAAGCCCATCGTCACAAATAAAAACTCTTTACAAAATCAAGAAATTTTAGAACGTGCAATAATCGATTCTAAAAAATAG
- a CDS encoding ATP-dependent 6-phosphofructokinase → MSTKKIKRLGILTGGGDCPGLNAVIRGVAKPAMNDHGLTIVGIEDGFEGFVEGKMREISRDDIAGIIGEGGTILGTSNKGDPFHYPTEGQNGIEIVDASQRVLKHYKGWGLDAIITIGGDGTMHISNKLSDLGMNIVGVPKTIDNDLDATDQTFGFDTALSIATEAIDRLHTTASAHHRVMVIEVMGRYAGWIALEAGLAGGADIILLPELPFKWDSVMRRVIERSTRGNRYSIVCIAEGAKAADEEIVIKETDVKRTDPIRFGGIGEHVGRRISQETGLETRTTILGHLQRGGSPTAFDRVLATRYGTKAVELAVNGEFGRMVSLRGLTVTSVAIKDAISKQRLVPVLDGEIVNTARAVGTSFGDE, encoded by the coding sequence ATGTCAACTAAAAAAATTAAACGTCTTGGAATTTTAACTGGCGGTGGCGATTGTCCTGGATTGAATGCCGTTATACGCGGTGTTGCAAAGCCTGCAATGAATGATCATGGACTGACCATCGTTGGTATCGAGGATGGATTTGAAGGGTTTGTGGAAGGAAAGATGCGAGAAATTTCCCGTGATGATATCGCGGGAATTATCGGAGAAGGGGGAACAATACTTGGTACGTCCAATAAAGGGGACCCATTCCATTATCCGACCGAAGGACAAAATGGAATTGAGATCGTTGATGCTTCGCAACGTGTTCTGAAGCATTATAAAGGCTGGGGACTTGATGCAATCATCACCATCGGCGGCGATGGAACAATGCACATCTCCAATAAGCTTTCTGATTTGGGAATGAATATTGTTGGTGTTCCGAAAACAATTGACAATGATCTTGATGCAACTGATCAAACATTTGGTTTCGACACAGCGTTGTCTATTGCGACAGAAGCAATAGACCGCTTGCATACCACCGCTTCTGCGCATCACCGCGTGATGGTCATTGAAGTGATGGGACGATATGCAGGATGGATTGCTCTCGAAGCCGGACTTGCCGGAGGAGCGGACATTATTTTACTACCCGAACTCCCGTTCAAGTGGGATAGTGTCATGCGCCGAGTGATTGAACGCAGCACGCGAGGTAATCGATATTCTATCGTCTGTATTGCAGAAGGCGCAAAAGCTGCGGATGAAGAGATAGTCATTAAAGAAACTGATGTGAAACGAACCGATCCGATCCGTTTTGGTGGAATTGGAGAACATGTCGGCCGTCGTATCTCTCAAGAAACAGGATTAGAAACACGGACCACGATTCTTGGACATTTACAGCGCGGCGGTAGTCCAACAGCGTTTGACCGTGTCCTTGCAACTCGATATGGTACAAAAGCCGTTGAACTTGCAGTAAACGGAGAATTTGGACGCATGGTAAGTCTGCGCGGGTTAACAGTGACAAGTGTTGCCATTAAGGATGCAATCTCCAAACAACGACTTGTTCCAGTGCTAGACGGAGAAATCGTTAACACGGCACGAGCCGTTGGAACGAGTTTCGGTGATGAATAA
- the aat gene encoding leucyl/phenylalanyl-tRNA--protein transferase: MKIYSTLANGSKIIDGQFLLDAYCNGIFPMADGTAGEIHWFSPEQRGIIPLDGLKISRSLRQTLRKNIFEIRIDSDFEKTIRACAEREDIWISEIIVQSYLNLHYYGFAHSVECWNNNTLVGGLYGVAIGGAFFGESMFSRMNDASKTALVALVQQLNEKGFVLLDTQYVNSHLATLGCVEIPKEEYLERLRIAIQLHCNFN; this comes from the coding sequence GTGAAGATCTATTCTACATTAGCGAATGGCAGCAAAATTATAGACGGACAATTTTTGTTGGACGCCTATTGCAACGGAATTTTTCCAATGGCAGATGGAACAGCGGGGGAGATACATTGGTTTTCCCCTGAGCAGAGAGGAATCATCCCTCTGGACGGATTAAAAATATCTAGAAGTCTTCGTCAAACACTTCGAAAAAATATTTTTGAGATTCGTATAGATTCCGATTTTGAAAAGACAATTCGTGCGTGTGCCGAACGGGAAGACATCTGGATCTCTGAAATTATTGTACAGAGTTATTTGAACCTCCATTATTATGGTTTTGCACATTCTGTTGAATGCTGGAACAATAACACTCTCGTGGGAGGTTTATACGGAGTTGCAATCGGCGGCGCCTTTTTCGGCGAATCGATGTTCAGCAGAATGAACGATGCTTCAAAAACAGCGCTTGTTGCACTTGTACAACAGTTGAATGAAAAAGGATTTGTCCTGCTCGATACACAATATGTGAATTCACACCTTGCGACGCTTGGATGTGTCGAAATTCCAAAAGAAGAGTACCTCGAGCGTTTGCGCATTGCAATTCAGTTACACTGTAATTTCAATTGA
- a CDS encoding phosphoribosylaminoimidazolesuccinocarboxamide synthase has protein sequence MNILTETKFPTLKFIKRGKVRDIYDVGEYLLFVATDRLSAFDVVMPQGIPFKGNVLTQISAFWFEQTKDIIQNHVVSTKVDDFPAECLPYKEDLRGRSMLVKKTEPLSVECIVRGYISGSGWEEYKKSGTICGITLPSGLVESQKLPETIFTPSTKAEIGVHDENIPFEKMIAKEGKERSEQVREVSQKIFRRASEIAETKGIIIADTKMEFGIKDAKLMLIDELLTPDSSRFWPKETYSPGKAQHSYDKQFVRDYLLSIKFNKRPPGPVMPDDIINKTADLYQKAVYQLTGKHVE, from the coding sequence ATGAATATTCTGACTGAAACAAAATTTCCTACACTGAAATTTATTAAACGGGGCAAAGTAAGAGATATTTACGATGTCGGTGAATACTTATTGTTTGTGGCGACAGACCGTTTATCGGCATTTGATGTTGTTATGCCGCAAGGAATCCCATTTAAAGGGAATGTACTTACGCAAATCTCGGCATTTTGGTTTGAACAGACAAAAGATATCATTCAAAATCATGTTGTTTCAACGAAGGTAGATGATTTCCCTGCCGAGTGCTTACCGTATAAAGAAGATTTACGCGGACGCAGTATGCTTGTCAAGAAAACGGAACCACTTTCCGTGGAATGTATCGTACGAGGATATATTTCCGGATCTGGTTGGGAAGAATATAAGAAGAGTGGAACAATCTGTGGAATTACTCTTCCTTCCGGATTGGTAGAGAGCCAAAAACTTCCTGAGACCATTTTCACTCCCTCAACGAAAGCAGAAATAGGTGTTCACGACGAAAATATTCCATTTGAAAAAATGATTGCAAAAGAAGGGAAAGAGCGCAGCGAGCAAGTTCGTGAGGTCTCCCAAAAAATATTTCGACGGGCATCGGAAATTGCAGAAACAAAAGGGATTATCATAGCTGATACCAAAATGGAATTTGGAATAAAAGATGCAAAACTAATGTTGATAGACGAGTTACTAACTCCCGATTCATCTCGTTTTTGGCCAAAGGAGACCTATTCACCAGGTAAAGCTCAACATAGTTATGACAAGCAGTTTGTCCGTGATTATCTCTTGTCTATCAAATTCAATAAACGCCCGCCGGGACCTGTGATGCCGGATGATATCATCAATAAAACGGCAGATCTTTATCAAAAAGCAGTATATCAATTGACCGGGAAACATGTAGAATGA
- a CDS encoding peptidylprolyl isomerase — translation MKIFASIFFLVSVTFAQFEQRSAELPLDTVATVGSHVVSARDFLERFELMPWPRKDQASRIEFSKLEFLYSMVAEKLLAIEASAQNIGFDSVSLHAQRNFERLFVRDEFYKQEVLPKIAISDAERREGLLRFPYEIEVEILGIVSKQDGELLRKKVIQSKNKKAIFRRYTDSLFVVIDTLRVSYGSVDKKIEDIVYALGKDSLSFPLEVENRGMVMFRLLKKNIHEQNARFSHPDRLHKVENVLKQRKEDSLAIKTFAQVTSPQKAEANPDMFYRLADSVIFLLQSDSTSYGSNGMYRLPSTAINQLEKKFNTDLSKQFISIASGDMTLGDVLLGLSNNNVVFPSLNPDHIRIVLNNNIKTVIQNELLAREGLKKNLHQSNAVKHDVATWLDNRKSWLLARTVMDSVQVTEIDIETEYQKHPQQYGATVLVRMKEILVDSADAAITIINRINKGEEFSTLAKKYSKRKEWANNGGESPWIDISMHGDLGTFASSANIGELNGPRKIKEGYTVFTVLDRKIQDDSVKTNLVNAKKTIAQKLLNEKKQKTLDKFIGTLAKKYNVALYENTLRQVKTTTTSMVTWRNIGFGGRVLAVPQMIPQTQWVYEWLQQQRVNQ, via the coding sequence ATGAAAATATTTGCATCAATATTTTTTTTGGTTTCCGTTACGTTTGCTCAATTTGAACAGCGCTCTGCTGAATTGCCGCTTGATACCGTAGCGACTGTAGGTTCTCATGTTGTTTCAGCCAGAGACTTTCTTGAGCGGTTCGAATTGATGCCATGGCCTCGTAAAGATCAGGCGTCGCGTATTGAATTTTCTAAACTCGAATTTCTGTATTCAATGGTGGCCGAGAAATTACTTGCCATTGAGGCTTCGGCACAGAATATTGGATTTGATTCCGTCTCATTACATGCTCAACGCAATTTCGAACGACTGTTCGTTCGCGATGAATTTTACAAACAAGAAGTTCTCCCAAAAATTGCGATTTCTGACGCCGAACGGCGGGAAGGATTACTTCGTTTTCCCTATGAGATAGAGGTAGAAATTCTTGGCATTGTATCCAAACAGGATGGGGAATTGTTGAGAAAAAAGGTCATTCAAAGTAAAAATAAAAAAGCGATATTTAGACGATACACGGATTCTCTGTTTGTTGTTATCGATACACTTCGCGTGTCGTATGGATCTGTCGACAAAAAGATCGAAGACATTGTTTATGCGCTTGGGAAAGATAGTCTATCTTTCCCTCTTGAAGTCGAAAACCGCGGTATGGTGATGTTTCGACTATTGAAAAAAAATATCCATGAACAAAACGCCAGATTTTCCCATCCCGATAGACTTCACAAGGTAGAGAATGTTCTAAAACAACGGAAAGAAGATTCATTAGCGATAAAAACATTCGCACAAGTTACCTCTCCTCAAAAGGCGGAAGCTAATCCGGATATGTTCTATCGATTGGCCGATTCGGTAATATTTTTATTGCAATCTGATTCAACGAGCTATGGTTCGAATGGAATGTATCGACTTCCTTCAACGGCCATCAATCAACTGGAAAAAAAATTCAACACTGATCTTTCAAAACAATTTATTTCGATTGCATCAGGTGATATGACGCTTGGTGATGTGCTGCTCGGTTTAAGTAATAATAATGTTGTGTTTCCTTCGCTCAATCCAGACCACATCCGGATCGTCTTAAATAATAATATCAAAACGGTTATTCAAAATGAATTGCTTGCTCGGGAAGGTCTAAAGAAGAACCTTCATCAATCGAACGCGGTAAAGCATGATGTGGCAACATGGTTGGATAACCGAAAAAGCTGGCTTCTTGCTCGAACCGTTATGGATTCCGTTCAAGTAACCGAAATTGACATAGAGACCGAATATCAAAAACATCCTCAACAGTATGGTGCTACGGTATTGGTTCGGATGAAAGAAATTCTGGTTGATAGTGCTGATGCTGCAATAACAATTATTAATAGAATTAATAAAGGGGAAGAATTCTCAACACTTGCAAAAAAATATTCGAAGAGAAAAGAGTGGGCGAATAACGGAGGTGAATCACCATGGATCGACATTTCAATGCATGGAGATTTGGGGACGTTTGCTTCTTCGGCGAATATTGGAGAATTAAATGGTCCCAGGAAAATAAAAGAGGGGTATACTGTATTTACGGTGCTCGATCGGAAAATTCAGGATGATTCTGTGAAAACGAATTTAGTTAACGCCAAAAAAACTATTGCTCAAAAACTTCTCAATGAAAAGAAGCAGAAAACATTGGATAAGTTTATTGGAACGCTGGCAAAAAAATATAATGTTGCACTCTATGAAAATACTCTTCGACAAGTAAAAACAACAACCACAAGTATGGTTACATGGCGCAATATAGGATTTGGCGGCAGAGTGCTTGCCGTTCCTCAAATGATTCCTCAGACGCAATGGGTCTATGAATGGCTGCAACAACAACGTGTGAATCAGTAA
- a CDS encoding Mrp/NBP35 family ATP-binding protein has protein sequence MSSLNSENILNALRVVRDPDLNKDIVALNFVKDIKIEGKHVSFSIELTTPACPVKEEMKAQAEHAVKHSIPEIDTLQVTMTSSVSKRMNMQATPVLPGVKNTIAVASGKGGVGKSTVAVNLAVALAREGASVGLIDCDIYGPSIPLMFNINEKPKMHDQKLIPLEKYGVKVMSIGFLIDSTQAVIWRGPMASGAVKQFMTDVDWGELDYLVFDLPPGTGDIQLTIVQQIPLTGAVIVTTPQEMSLADARRGMAMFQKVNVPILGVVENMSYFVSASGERENIFDNGGGKKVAAQFTVPFLGEIPIYTKIRVGSDTGRPITDSEPQSEPAKIFTTIAKNLAAQISISNFSKQSAPIEISLGNNHS, from the coding sequence ATGAGTTCTTTGAACAGCGAAAATATTCTCAATGCCCTTCGAGTGGTGCGCGATCCAGATCTGAATAAGGACATTGTGGCGTTGAATTTTGTGAAAGATATTAAGATCGAAGGGAAGCATGTCAGCTTTTCCATCGAGTTGACGACACCAGCATGTCCGGTGAAAGAGGAAATGAAGGCTCAGGCTGAGCACGCCGTTAAACATTCGATTCCGGAGATTGATACGTTGCAAGTGACAATGACATCAAGCGTTTCAAAGCGAATGAATATGCAAGCGACACCAGTTCTTCCGGGCGTTAAAAATACCATCGCTGTGGCAAGCGGAAAAGGAGGAGTAGGAAAATCTACCGTTGCCGTTAATCTTGCCGTTGCCTTAGCGAGAGAAGGTGCAAGCGTTGGATTGATCGATTGTGATATTTATGGACCGAGTATTCCATTGATGTTCAATATCAATGAAAAACCGAAAATGCATGATCAAAAATTAATCCCGTTGGAAAAATACGGTGTAAAAGTGATGTCAATAGGATTTTTGATCGATTCTACTCAAGCAGTCATATGGCGGGGACCAATGGCAAGTGGTGCAGTGAAGCAATTTATGACAGATGTAGACTGGGGTGAATTAGATTATCTCGTTTTTGACCTTCCTCCCGGAACAGGGGATATTCAATTGACGATTGTTCAACAGATTCCATTGACCGGTGCTGTTATTGTCACAACCCCTCAAGAAATGTCTCTTGCCGATGCGCGCCGGGGGATGGCGATGTTTCAGAAAGTAAATGTGCCTATACTTGGTGTTGTGGAAAATATGAGTTATTTTGTCAGCGCTAGCGGGGAACGGGAGAACATCTTTGATAACGGTGGTGGGAAGAAGGTCGCTGCACAATTTACGGTTCCATTCCTTGGAGAGATTCCGATTTATACAAAGATTCGCGTTGGCAGTGATACAGGCAGACCGATCACTGATTCTGAACCGCAAAGTGAACCGGCCAAGATTTTTACAACGATTGCCAAAAATCTTGCAGCACAGATTAGTATCAGCAACTTTTCAAAACAATCAGCACCGATTGAAATATCGTTAGGAAATAATCATTCATAA
- a CDS encoding NifU family protein translates to MTITERVQKSLDTVRPYLQADGGDVELLRVTDDGFVEVRLIGSCVSCPMSRMTLRAGVERKILRDIPEVRRVEQVG, encoded by the coding sequence ATGACAATAACTGAAAGAGTACAGAAATCATTGGACACAGTCCGCCCGTATCTGCAGGCAGATGGGGGTGATGTTGAACTACTCCGTGTTACTGATGATGGATTCGTTGAGGTAAGACTCATCGGTTCGTGTGTATCGTGTCCGATGTCGAGAATGACGCTGCGCGCAGGGGTGGAGCGGAAGATCTTGAGAGATATTCCTGAAGTTCGCAGAGTAGAGCAGGTAGGATAA
- a CDS encoding DUF3160 domain-containing protein: MSLRNKHIVLSLFILSLSGIIYPQSSSPFDLAAYKQFLSSHQNMDASQLRALHSAGAFQKEARTKFSSALFSDSIQIKYALTEYEKTLIETHGFMVTERLKRPSFGAAFGEIFHRDLPVFVSTDAILHAIHMSYDAILKNVEERMLIPKLDSLLGKLHKQLPILSTRYEVYPAMKQMLLDVDLYLTVPRKLLGNVVTPVFSENISLVDSIMKFIAAEKPVSYSLFSSVPRYIDFSQFTVRGHYTQSERLKKYFQAMMWLGRTEMYLIAPVNSIPPQKDEDIQRQVIDAVLVAEVTEGSNAYPMLEEIDSMIRFFVGESDNVTLLNVQTLKQVTNIDSAYTLLDTKRYKSFQDSLRQKSFAFQRILSQIIISDPSSPDSIQPASAFLLLGQRFVIDSYITGNVVYDKITFNNKKVWRALPSRYDVLFSLGNNAAAQLLESELSTYHYATNLASLRYLVDSYEPEFWQGTLYNNWLQSIRTLVPPKDRTKLPLFMQTAAWWQEKMNTQLASWAQLRHDNLLYAKQSYTGGIVCSFPESYVEPIPEFFGAIKMFAKVAAEKFQMLPWTEGSIVYYWNNVKAMADTLQLIAQKELDHTQLTDKEKTFLKQMLFLNKICGPEYDGWYYRLFYTGDEGFLKNDLVVADVHTCPTDETGSFVGWVLHAGTGPVNLAVITTEASDGQLVSFIGPVMSYYEYVSTNFKRLSDEEWKSSYLNLPAFRPDFVNLYMADSVGGSRGAGASLVTGVLQQSDDMKIPSQLTLGNNYPNPFNSSTIISFSIPRSLSNHRVELTIYDVQGRRVKQLLQQQMPEGNYAARWDGTAENGKGAASGVYFYHLISGDQRQIGKMSLIK, encoded by the coding sequence ATGTCACTCCGCAATAAACACATTGTATTATCGCTTTTCATTCTTTCCCTTTCTGGTATTATTTATCCCCAATCTTCCTCACCGTTTGATCTTGCAGCGTATAAACAATTTTTATCAAGCCATCAAAATATGGATGCGAGTCAACTGCGAGCGTTACATTCGGCAGGTGCCTTTCAAAAAGAAGCTCGTACGAAGTTCAGTTCAGCGCTCTTCAGCGATTCCATCCAGATAAAATATGCTCTGACTGAATATGAAAAAACATTGATTGAAACACATGGCTTTATGGTGACGGAACGGTTGAAGCGCCCATCATTTGGTGCCGCATTTGGCGAAATATTCCATCGTGATCTGCCGGTGTTTGTTTCCACCGATGCCATTCTGCACGCAATTCATATGTCATATGATGCAATATTAAAAAATGTAGAAGAGCGAATGCTCATACCAAAACTCGATTCGCTGCTCGGAAAACTGCACAAGCAATTGCCTATTCTTTCTACGCGGTACGAAGTATATCCTGCAATGAAGCAAATGTTATTGGATGTCGATCTGTATCTTACGGTACCGAGAAAGTTGTTGGGTAATGTTGTTACACCTGTTTTCTCAGAAAATATCTCATTGGTAGATTCCATCATGAAATTTATTGCTGCAGAAAAACCAGTAAGTTACTCCTTGTTTTCATCTGTTCCCAGATACATTGATTTCAGTCAGTTTACAGTCCGCGGTCATTACACCCAATCGGAACGATTAAAGAAGTACTTCCAAGCAATGATGTGGTTGGGCAGAACAGAAATGTATTTGATAGCCCCTGTAAACTCCATTCCTCCTCAAAAAGACGAAGATATTCAGCGACAGGTGATAGATGCAGTATTAGTGGCAGAAGTTACAGAAGGAAGCAATGCCTATCCGATGTTGGAAGAGATTGACAGTATGATACGCTTTTTTGTTGGAGAATCTGATAACGTTACGCTTCTAAATGTTCAAACACTTAAACAGGTTACAAATATTGATAGTGCATATACCTTATTAGATACTAAGCGCTATAAGAGTTTTCAGGATTCGTTGAGACAAAAATCGTTTGCCTTTCAGCGTATTTTGTCTCAGATCATTATTTCAGATCCGAGCAGTCCGGACAGTATACAGCCGGCATCGGCATTCTTATTGTTAGGGCAGCGATTTGTCATTGATTCGTATATCACAGGAAATGTTGTCTACGATAAAATTACATTCAATAACAAAAAGGTTTGGAGAGCTCTTCCATCACGATATGATGTATTGTTCTCGTTAGGGAACAATGCTGCGGCGCAATTACTTGAATCCGAATTGTCAACATACCATTATGCAACAAATCTTGCTTCTCTTCGCTATCTGGTTGATTCCTATGAACCGGAATTTTGGCAAGGCACCCTGTATAACAACTGGCTGCAATCAATTCGAACTCTTGTGCCGCCAAAGGATAGAACAAAATTACCATTATTTATGCAGACAGCTGCATGGTGGCAGGAAAAGATGAATACGCAGCTTGCATCATGGGCGCAGCTTCGCCATGACAATCTGTTATATGCAAAACAGTCCTATACCGGCGGCATTGTATGTTCATTTCCGGAAAGTTATGTTGAACCAATACCGGAATTTTTTGGAGCAATAAAAATGTTTGCAAAAGTTGCCGCTGAGAAATTTCAAATGCTCCCATGGACAGAAGGGAGTATAGTCTACTATTGGAATAATGTGAAAGCAATGGCAGATACATTACAGTTAATCGCACAAAAGGAACTTGACCATACGCAATTAACCGATAAAGAAAAAACATTTCTCAAACAGATGTTATTTTTGAATAAAATTTGCGGCCCTGAGTACGATGGATGGTATTATCGTTTATTCTATACTGGTGATGAAGGGTTTCTGAAAAACGATTTGGTTGTTGCCGATGTCCACACGTGTCCGACTGATGAAACTGGTAGTTTTGTAGGATGGGTGCTCCATGCAGGAACAGGCCCCGTAAATCTTGCCGTTATCACAACCGAAGCATCTGATGGACAGTTGGTATCCTTTATAGGCCCTGTGATGAGCTATTATGAGTATGTGAGCACCAATTTCAAACGACTGTCAGATGAAGAGTGGAAGAGCAGCTATCTAAACTTACCAGCATTCAGACCTGATTTTGTTAATCTCTACATGGCGGATTCGGTTGGCGGTTCACGAGGAGCAGGTGCTTCACTTGTGACGGGTGTTCTACAACAATCTGATGACATGAAAATTCCGTCTCAACTTACACTTGGAAATAATTATCCAAATCCATTCAATTCATCGACAATTATTAGTTTTTCTATACCCCGATCACTATCGAATCATCGTGTTGAGCTCACGATCTATGATGTGCAGGGGAGACGTGTGAAACAATTACTTCAACAACAAATGCCGGAAGGAAATTATGCTGCGCGGTGGGACGGAACGGCTGAGAATGGAAAAGGTGCTGCCAGCGGAGTGTATTTCTATCATCTTATTTCCGGAGATCAAAGACAAATCGGGAAGATGAGTTTGATAAAATAG